A genomic stretch from Planctomycetaceae bacterium includes:
- the flgB gene encoding flagellar basal body rod protein FlgB has translation MQSLNPQFDLLGRLISASEMRHKVISHNIANVNTPDYQRLDVEFEQQLSQELARGQSDGHRSTAPEVIQTPGLINRADGNNVDIDREIGQLNKNALLQQVWLQLLTTEMNQMRTAIES, from the coding sequence ATGCAATCTCTCAATCCTCAATTCGATCTGTTGGGACGTCTCATTTCTGCTTCAGAGATGCGGCACAAAGTGATCAGTCACAACATCGCCAACGTCAATACGCCGGACTACCAGCGTCTGGATGTTGAGTTCGAGCAGCAGTTGAGTCAGGAACTGGCCAGAGGGCAGAGTGATGGGCACCGTTCCACTGCGCCGGAAGTCATTCAGACACCGGGACTGATCAATCGAGCAGATGGTAACAATGTTGATATTGATCGGGAGATCGGTCAGCTGAACAAGAATGCGTTGCTGCAACAGGTCTGGTTGCAGCTGTTGACGACTGAAATGAATCAGATGCGAACAGCAATCGAGAGCTAG
- the flgC gene encoding flagellar basal body rod protein FlgC — protein sequence MSMNQILSGMDISASGLAGERMRMEVAANNIANVHSTRSADGGPYRRQQVTFAASMSNFLNPGAVGVDGLQGVQPVAVSDDTSPLPLVYDPGHPDANAEGFVVMPNVQLPVEMVDMVTASRAYEANLKSLETFRQLAEQALALLRGTR from the coding sequence ATGTCAATGAATCAGATTCTGTCCGGCATGGATATCAGCGCGAGTGGCCTGGCTGGCGAACGCATGCGCATGGAAGTGGCCGCGAACAATATTGCCAATGTGCATTCCACGCGATCTGCCGATGGGGGACCTTACCGGCGACAGCAGGTCACGTTTGCCGCTTCGATGAGTAATTTTTTGAATCCCGGTGCGGTCGGAGTTGACGGACTTCAGGGTGTGCAGCCCGTTGCTGTTTCTGACGACACTTCGCCGTTGCCGCTGGTTTACGATCCGGGACACCCGGATGCAAATGCCGAGGGGTTTGTTGTCATGCCGAATGTGCAGCTGCCGGTTGAGATGGTTGACATGGTGACTGCAAGCCGTGCTTATGAAGCAAATCTCAAGTCGCTGGAGACGTTTCGTCAGCTTGCCGAGCAGGCACTGGCGTTACTGCGAGGTACCAGGTAA
- the fliE gene encoding flagellar hook-basal body complex protein FliE — MALESLGNSTVGGSASGVRPSFSSVGTGKSAGGELPFEELVKGLIQDTSNQQTAVADSVQKLVSGETDSVHDVVLTASKADLAFKLVMEIRNRLIASYQEIMRMQV, encoded by the coding sequence ATGGCATTGGAATCCCTGGGAAACTCAACGGTCGGCGGCTCGGCATCGGGCGTTCGACCGTCTTTTTCGTCTGTGGGGACGGGAAAGTCCGCAGGCGGCGAGTTGCCATTTGAAGAACTTGTGAAAGGCTTAATTCAGGATACAAGCAATCAGCAGACGGCCGTCGCTGACAGTGTTCAGAAGCTGGTCTCCGGGGAAACAGATAGTGTTCACGACGTTGTGTTAACTGCGTCAAAGGCCGATCTGGCGTTCAAACTTGTGATGGAGATTCGTAATCGTCTGATTGCGTCTTATCAGGAAATCATGCGGATGCAGGTCTGA
- the fliF gene encoding flagellar basal-body MS-ring/collar protein FliF: MELLTALREQISALWARWSMAQRVGLSAAAIACVALVGLTLYWALQDQYVVIAGQLTPQRAAEMKGVLETAQIPAEMNFSGSAISVPVNQVSAARLALKDQLDPLVSDQANPATGMFESPIEKEDRRRRALEARIEKTIGRIRGVRSAQVHVSLPNPSPFVLDKSPSTASVVIDVTPGGGFSADAAKNIVALVSRAVEGLTPENITLMDTQGRQFSAESGLNSAMSLQLEFQRQIENSLARKAETLLTRWLGPDKATVEVTADIDFQEKKRTETVYDAESKVKRKELTDNITQTGTVTLPVGSVGASANIVPDTSSVNSGGGKYNRETSDIEYDNSNTLEVLTEFPGRILRLTVSAVVDPTVNPLPVADSAADPAADPAAAAAAASTASTETPVRDLKQIESLIKQAVGFDMTRGDEFSMITDRLAIVDSPEGLPVGGFNWNEHQWLIQSVSLAMAALVALVIAVLMIKRMRPVVVAPPEEEPLSMADMLRLRALTEQAKSNPEVVASILAAWMGDDEEGDSPRVTPATVSPPAANPARPARRAA; the protein is encoded by the coding sequence ATGGAACTTCTAACAGCACTTCGAGAACAGATCTCGGCCCTTTGGGCGCGATGGAGCATGGCTCAGCGAGTTGGCCTGTCTGCCGCCGCAATTGCCTGTGTCGCACTGGTCGGTCTGACGTTGTATTGGGCGTTGCAGGATCAATACGTTGTCATCGCCGGTCAATTGACGCCCCAACGCGCGGCCGAAATGAAGGGTGTCCTGGAAACTGCACAGATTCCCGCCGAGATGAACTTTTCAGGGTCCGCCATTTCTGTTCCCGTAAACCAGGTATCGGCAGCACGATTAGCTTTGAAGGATCAGCTGGATCCACTCGTTTCGGATCAGGCCAATCCGGCGACCGGAATGTTTGAAAGTCCGATTGAAAAAGAAGATCGTCGCCGCCGCGCTTTGGAAGCTCGTATCGAGAAAACCATTGGTCGTATTCGAGGCGTCCGCTCGGCACAGGTACACGTGAGCCTGCCAAACCCGTCTCCCTTTGTTCTGGACAAGTCTCCTTCGACGGCGAGTGTCGTCATCGACGTCACGCCAGGTGGGGGATTCTCGGCAGATGCTGCAAAGAACATTGTCGCGCTGGTTTCACGAGCCGTTGAAGGTCTCACGCCTGAAAACATTACTCTGATGGATACACAGGGGCGGCAGTTTTCCGCGGAGTCCGGATTGAACTCAGCCATGTCGCTGCAACTGGAATTTCAGCGACAGATTGAGAACTCACTGGCAAGGAAGGCAGAGACTCTGCTCACTCGGTGGCTGGGGCCGGACAAGGCAACGGTCGAAGTTACAGCGGACATTGACTTCCAGGAGAAAAAACGGACTGAAACTGTTTACGATGCAGAATCCAAAGTGAAAAGGAAGGAGTTGACTGACAATATTACGCAGACCGGTACTGTTACCCTGCCAGTCGGTTCTGTGGGAGCGTCGGCAAACATCGTTCCGGATACGTCTTCCGTTAACTCTGGAGGAGGCAAGTACAACAGAGAAACGTCGGACATTGAATATGACAACAGTAACACCCTCGAAGTGCTGACCGAGTTCCCGGGCCGAATTCTTCGTCTGACAGTTTCAGCCGTCGTGGATCCAACTGTGAATCCGCTACCGGTCGCGGATTCGGCTGCAGACCCTGCAGCCGATCCGGCCGCGGCCGCAGCAGCGGCAAGTACGGCGTCGACCGAAACGCCGGTGCGTGATTTGAAACAAATTGAATCTTTGATCAAGCAGGCTGTGGGTTTCGACATGACTCGCGGGGACGAGTTCTCCATGATCACAGATCGGCTTGCGATTGTTGATTCCCCCGAAGGACTTCCAGTGGGAGGGTTCAACTGGAATGAACATCAATGGCTGATTCAGTCTGTTTCGCTGGCCATGGCCGCCCTGGTTGCTCTTGTCATTGCCGTGTTGATGATTAAGCGAATGCGGCCCGTGGTTGTCGCACCACCGGAGGAGGAGCCGTTGTCGATGGCCGACATGCTGCGACTTCGGGCATTGACTGAACAGGCCAAATCAAATCCGGAAGTGGTGGCCAGTATCCTCGCTGCATGGATGGGGGATG